The Zonotrichia leucophrys gambelii isolate GWCS_2022_RI chromosome 20, RI_Zleu_2.0, whole genome shotgun sequence genome contains a region encoding:
- the FAM110A gene encoding protein FAM110A has product MPVEALQAGDTMKGVTVTAPFTSAMPVRILRKGPAYFRRHAEPGAGKPSAVERLEADKAKYVKSQKVVSTRQEPVRPLLLKQPLFTPGVRRAVLTPSRRAPPGPRRADAASPKTSLDLEILNNLINLCDSPFPKAESPLGRECRWRAEAPAVEGAVKPPESPATPKPPGNVAVRRVDVRPCGAPRSPVTPLPASPIPGGLPVTPSRSSPARPESARRQPLLHRSKSDLSDRLSRATADLERFFNYCGLDPEEMQDMGAERFARASSDIVSLKFHSVSTASSEGGRSPPSAATPEGRPAERVPYGISIIERNARVIKWLYGLRQAREPQQVSDV; this is encoded by the coding sequence ATGCCCGTCGAGGCGCTGCAAGCCGGTGACACCATGAAGGGGGTGACGGTGACGGCGCCTTTCACCTCGGCCATGCCCGTCCGTATCCTCCGCAAAGGGCCCGCGTATTTCCGCCGGCACGCCGAGCCGGGGGCCGGGAAGCCCAGCGCGGTGGAGAGGCTGGAGGCCGACAAGGCCAAGTACGTGAAGAGCCAGAAGGTCGTCAGCACCAGGCAGGAGCCGGTGAGGCCACTGCTGCTCAAGCAGCCTCTTTTCACCCCCGGGGTGCGCCGGGCTGTGCTCACCCCCAGCCGCAGGGCACCCccggggccgcgccgcgccgATGCTGCCAGCCCGAAGACCTCCCTTGACCTGGAGATCCTCAACAACCTCATCAACCTCTGTGACAGCCCCTTCCCTAAGGCGGAGAGCCCGCTGGGCAGGGAGTGCAGGTGGCGGGCGGAAGCTCCAGCGGTGGAGGGGGCTGTGAAGCCACCGGAGAGCCCGGCCACCCCCAAGCCCCCCGGCAACGTGGCCGTGCGCAGGGTGGATGTCCGTCCCTGTGGAGCTCCGCGGAGCCCGGTGACACCGCTGCCCGCATCCCCCATCCCCGGTGGGCTGCCTGTGACCCCGTCCCGGAGCTCGCCCGCTCGCCCGGAGAGCGCCCGCCGGCAGCCGCTGCTGCACCGCTCCAAGTCGGACCTGAGCGATCGCCTCTCGCGGGCCACCGCCGACCTGGAGCGCTTCTTCAACTACTGCGGCCTCGACCCCGAGGAGATGCAGGACATGGGGGCCGAGCGCTTCGCCCGCGCCAGCTCGGACATCGTGTCCCTCAAGTTCCACAGCGTGAGCACGGCCAGCTCGGAGGGCGGCCGCTCGCCGCCCAGCGCCGCCACGCCGGAGGGGCGGCCGGCCGAGAGGGTGCCCTACGGCATCTCCATCATCGAGCGCAACGCCCGCGTCATCAAGTGGCTCTACGGGCTGCGCCAGGccagggagccccagcaggTCTCCGATGTGTAG